Proteins encoded within one genomic window of Tamandua tetradactyla isolate mTamTet1 chromosome 11, mTamTet1.pri, whole genome shotgun sequence:
- the NEXN gene encoding nexilin isoform X1, with amino-acid sequence MNDISQKAEILLSSSKPVPKTYVPKLGKGDVKDKFEAMQRAREERNQRRSRDEKQRRKEQYIREREWNRRKQEIKEMLASDDEEEVSSKVEKAYVPKLTGTVKGKFAEMEKQRQEEQRKRTEEERKRRIEQDMLEKRKIQRELAKKAEQIEDINNTGTESPSEEGDDSLFVTVVPVKSHKTSGKIKKNFEDLEKEQEEKERIKYEEDKRGGYEEQRSLKETKCLSLVMDDEMESEAKKESLSPGKLKLTFEELERQRQENRKRQAEEEARQRLEEERRAFEEARRQMVNEEEENQDTEKSFKGYRPGKLKLSFEEIERQRREDEKRKAEEEARRRIEEEKKAFAEARRSMVMDDDSQEMYKTVSQESLTPGKLEINFEELLKQKMEEEKRRTEEERKHKLEMEKQEFEQLRQEMGEEEEENETFELSREYEELIKLKRSGSIQAKNLKSKFEKIGQLSEKEIQKKIEEERARRRAIDLEIKEREAEHFHEEDDVDIKPAKKSEAPFTHKVNMKARFERMAKAREEEEQRRIEEQKLLRMQFEQKEIDAALQKKREEEQEEEGSIINGSTIEDEAQMRSGAPWFKKSLKNLSVVDSEPVRFTVKVTGDPKPEITWWFEGEILQDGEDYQYVERGETYCLYLPETFPEDEGEYMCKAVNNKGSAASTCILTIETGDY; translated from the exons ATGAATGATATTTCCCAAAAGGCTGAG ATTCTGCTTTCTTCATCTAAACCTGTCCCAAAAACCTATGTGCCAAAACTTGGCAAGGGTGATGTAAAGGATAAGTTTGAAGCCATGCAGAGAGccagggaagaaagaaatcaaaggagatctagagacgaaaagcaaagaagaaaagaacaatatattagagagagagaatggaacaGGAGAAAGCAGgag atTAAAGAAATGCTTGCTTCTGATGATGAGGAAGAGGTATCTTCTAAAGTAGAAAAGGCTTATGTTCCAAAGCTAACAG GAACCGTTAAAGGTAAATTTGCTGAAATGGAGAAACAAAGACAagaggaacaaaggaaaagaacagaagagGAACGAAAACGTAGAATTGAGCAGGATATGTTAGAAAAGAGGAAGATACAGCGTGAATTAGCAAAAAAAGCTGAACAG ATTGAGGACATAAACAATACGGGAACTGAATCACCATCAGAG GAAGGAGATGACTCATTATTTGTGACGGTGGTACCTGTCAAATCACACAAAacatctggaaaaataaaaaagaattttgaggatctagaaaaagaacaagaggaaaaagaaagaattaagtaTGAAGAAGATAAAAGAGGAGGATATGAAGAACAACGATCCCTAAAGGAAACAAAGTGTCTTTCATTGGTCatg GATGATGAAATGGAAAGCGAGGCCAAAAAGGAGTCCCTTTCTCCTGGAAAACTGAAACTAACTTTTGAAGAATTGGAAAGACAAAGACAAGAAAATCGAAAGAGGCAAGCTGAAGAGGAAGCAAGACAACGCTTAGAAGAAGAGAGGCGTGCTTTTGAAGAAGCAAGGCGGCAAATG GtaaatgaagaggaagaaaaccaagacacagaaaaaagttttaaagggTACCGCCCTGGTAAACTCAAACTTagttttgaagaaatagaaaggcagaggagagaagatgagaaaaggaaagcagaagaagAAGCCCGAAGGAGaatagaggaagaaaagaaggcatTTGCTGAAGCAAGAAGGAGCATG gtAATGGATGATGATTCCCAAGAAAtgtataaaacagtctctcaagaATCTCTTACACCGGGAAAACTGGaaattaattttgaggaattattaaaacaaaaaatggaagaagaaaaacgACGAACAGAGGAGGAACGAAAGCATAAACTAGAAATGGAGAAACAGGAATTTGAACAACTGAGACAAGAAATGGGAGAG gaagaggaagaaaatgaaacttttGAACTTAGCAGGGAATATGAAGAATTAATCAAATTAAAAAGGAGTGGCTCTATTCAAGCTAAAAATCTAAAAAGCAAGTTTGAAAAAATTGGACAGTtgtctgaaaaagaaatacagaaaaagataGAAGAAGAACGAGCAAGAAGAAGAGCAATTGACCTTGAaattaaagagagagaagcagaacaCTTTCATGAG GAAGATGATGTTGATATCAAGCCTGCAAAGAAAAGTGAGGCTCCATTTACTCATAAAGTGAATATGAAAGCTAGATTTGAACGAATGGCTAAGGCAAGAGaggaagaagaacaaagaagaatTGAAGAACAAAAGTTACTACGCATGCAGTTTGAACAGAAGGAAATTGATGCAGCACTACAAAAG aaaagagaagaggagcAAGAAGAAGAGGGTAGCATCATAAATGGCTCCACTATTGAAGATGAAGCACAAATGAGATCAGGAGCTCCGTGGTTCAAAAAGTCTCTTAAAAACCTATCAGTTGTAGACAGTGAACCAGTTAGATTTACTGTTAAAGTGACAGGAGACCCCAAACCAGAAATTACTTGGTGGTTTGAAGGAGAAATATTGCAGGATGGAGAAGACTATCAATATGTTGAAAGAGGAGAAACTTACTGCCTTTATTTACCAGAAACTTTCCCAGAAGATGAAGGAGAATATATGTGTAAAGCAGTCAACAATAAAGGTTCTGCAGCTAGTACCTGTATTCTTACCATTGAAA CTGGTGACTACTAg
- the NEXN gene encoding nexilin isoform X2: MNDISQKAEILLSSSKPVPKTYVPKLGKGDVKDKFEAMQRAREERNQRRSRDEKQRRKEQYIREREWNRRKQEIKEMLASDDEEEVSSKVEKAYVPKLTGTVKGKFAEMEKQRQEEQRKRTEEERKRRIEQDMLEKRKIQRELAKKAEQEGDDSLFVTVVPVKSHKTSGKIKKNFEDLEKEQEEKERIKYEEDKRGGYEEQRSLKETKCLSLVMDDEMESEAKKESLSPGKLKLTFEELERQRQENRKRQAEEEARQRLEEERRAFEEARRQMVNEEEENQDTEKSFKGYRPGKLKLSFEEIERQRREDEKRKAEEEARRRIEEEKKAFAEARRSMVMDDDSQEMYKTVSQESLTPGKLEINFEELLKQKMEEEKRRTEEERKHKLEMEKQEFEQLRQEMGEEEEENETFELSREYEELIKLKRSGSIQAKNLKSKFEKIGQLSEKEIQKKIEEERARRRAIDLEIKEREAEHFHEEDDVDIKPAKKSEAPFTHKVNMKARFERMAKAREEEEQRRIEEQKLLRMQFEQKEIDAALQKKREEEQEEEGSIINGSTIEDEAQMRSGAPWFKKSLKNLSVVDSEPVRFTVKVTGDPKPEITWWFEGEILQDGEDYQYVERGETYCLYLPETFPEDEGEYMCKAVNNKGSAASTCILTIETGDY, encoded by the exons ATGAATGATATTTCCCAAAAGGCTGAG ATTCTGCTTTCTTCATCTAAACCTGTCCCAAAAACCTATGTGCCAAAACTTGGCAAGGGTGATGTAAAGGATAAGTTTGAAGCCATGCAGAGAGccagggaagaaagaaatcaaaggagatctagagacgaaaagcaaagaagaaaagaacaatatattagagagagagaatggaacaGGAGAAAGCAGgag atTAAAGAAATGCTTGCTTCTGATGATGAGGAAGAGGTATCTTCTAAAGTAGAAAAGGCTTATGTTCCAAAGCTAACAG GAACCGTTAAAGGTAAATTTGCTGAAATGGAGAAACAAAGACAagaggaacaaaggaaaagaacagaagagGAACGAAAACGTAGAATTGAGCAGGATATGTTAGAAAAGAGGAAGATACAGCGTGAATTAGCAAAAAAAGCTGAACAG GAAGGAGATGACTCATTATTTGTGACGGTGGTACCTGTCAAATCACACAAAacatctggaaaaataaaaaagaattttgaggatctagaaaaagaacaagaggaaaaagaaagaattaagtaTGAAGAAGATAAAAGAGGAGGATATGAAGAACAACGATCCCTAAAGGAAACAAAGTGTCTTTCATTGGTCatg GATGATGAAATGGAAAGCGAGGCCAAAAAGGAGTCCCTTTCTCCTGGAAAACTGAAACTAACTTTTGAAGAATTGGAAAGACAAAGACAAGAAAATCGAAAGAGGCAAGCTGAAGAGGAAGCAAGACAACGCTTAGAAGAAGAGAGGCGTGCTTTTGAAGAAGCAAGGCGGCAAATG GtaaatgaagaggaagaaaaccaagacacagaaaaaagttttaaagggTACCGCCCTGGTAAACTCAAACTTagttttgaagaaatagaaaggcagaggagagaagatgagaaaaggaaagcagaagaagAAGCCCGAAGGAGaatagaggaagaaaagaaggcatTTGCTGAAGCAAGAAGGAGCATG gtAATGGATGATGATTCCCAAGAAAtgtataaaacagtctctcaagaATCTCTTACACCGGGAAAACTGGaaattaattttgaggaattattaaaacaaaaaatggaagaagaaaaacgACGAACAGAGGAGGAACGAAAGCATAAACTAGAAATGGAGAAACAGGAATTTGAACAACTGAGACAAGAAATGGGAGAG gaagaggaagaaaatgaaacttttGAACTTAGCAGGGAATATGAAGAATTAATCAAATTAAAAAGGAGTGGCTCTATTCAAGCTAAAAATCTAAAAAGCAAGTTTGAAAAAATTGGACAGTtgtctgaaaaagaaatacagaaaaagataGAAGAAGAACGAGCAAGAAGAAGAGCAATTGACCTTGAaattaaagagagagaagcagaacaCTTTCATGAG GAAGATGATGTTGATATCAAGCCTGCAAAGAAAAGTGAGGCTCCATTTACTCATAAAGTGAATATGAAAGCTAGATTTGAACGAATGGCTAAGGCAAGAGaggaagaagaacaaagaagaatTGAAGAACAAAAGTTACTACGCATGCAGTTTGAACAGAAGGAAATTGATGCAGCACTACAAAAG aaaagagaagaggagcAAGAAGAAGAGGGTAGCATCATAAATGGCTCCACTATTGAAGATGAAGCACAAATGAGATCAGGAGCTCCGTGGTTCAAAAAGTCTCTTAAAAACCTATCAGTTGTAGACAGTGAACCAGTTAGATTTACTGTTAAAGTGACAGGAGACCCCAAACCAGAAATTACTTGGTGGTTTGAAGGAGAAATATTGCAGGATGGAGAAGACTATCAATATGTTGAAAGAGGAGAAACTTACTGCCTTTATTTACCAGAAACTTTCCCAGAAGATGAAGGAGAATATATGTGTAAAGCAGTCAACAATAAAGGTTCTGCAGCTAGTACCTGTATTCTTACCATTGAAA CTGGTGACTACTAg
- the NEXN gene encoding nexilin isoform X3: MNDISQKAEIKEMLASDDEEEVSSKVEKAYVPKLTGTVKGKFAEMEKQRQEEQRKRTEEERKRRIEQDMLEKRKIQRELAKKAEQIEDINNTGTESPSEEGDDSLFVTVVPVKSHKTSGKIKKNFEDLEKEQEEKERIKYEEDKRGGYEEQRSLKETKCLSLVMDDEMESEAKKESLSPGKLKLTFEELERQRQENRKRQAEEEARQRLEEERRAFEEARRQMVNEEEENQDTEKSFKGYRPGKLKLSFEEIERQRREDEKRKAEEEARRRIEEEKKAFAEARRSMVMDDDSQEMYKTVSQESLTPGKLEINFEELLKQKMEEEKRRTEEERKHKLEMEKQEFEQLRQEMGEEEEENETFELSREYEELIKLKRSGSIQAKNLKSKFEKIGQLSEKEIQKKIEEERARRRAIDLEIKEREAEHFHEEDDVDIKPAKKSEAPFTHKVNMKARFERMAKAREEEEQRRIEEQKLLRMQFEQKEIDAALQKKREEEQEEEGSIINGSTIEDEAQMRSGAPWFKKSLKNLSVVDSEPVRFTVKVTGDPKPEITWWFEGEILQDGEDYQYVERGETYCLYLPETFPEDEGEYMCKAVNNKGSAASTCILTIETGDY; the protein is encoded by the exons ATGAATGATATTTCCCAAAAGGCTGAG atTAAAGAAATGCTTGCTTCTGATGATGAGGAAGAGGTATCTTCTAAAGTAGAAAAGGCTTATGTTCCAAAGCTAACAG GAACCGTTAAAGGTAAATTTGCTGAAATGGAGAAACAAAGACAagaggaacaaaggaaaagaacagaagagGAACGAAAACGTAGAATTGAGCAGGATATGTTAGAAAAGAGGAAGATACAGCGTGAATTAGCAAAAAAAGCTGAACAG ATTGAGGACATAAACAATACGGGAACTGAATCACCATCAGAG GAAGGAGATGACTCATTATTTGTGACGGTGGTACCTGTCAAATCACACAAAacatctggaaaaataaaaaagaattttgaggatctagaaaaagaacaagaggaaaaagaaagaattaagtaTGAAGAAGATAAAAGAGGAGGATATGAAGAACAACGATCCCTAAAGGAAACAAAGTGTCTTTCATTGGTCatg GATGATGAAATGGAAAGCGAGGCCAAAAAGGAGTCCCTTTCTCCTGGAAAACTGAAACTAACTTTTGAAGAATTGGAAAGACAAAGACAAGAAAATCGAAAGAGGCAAGCTGAAGAGGAAGCAAGACAACGCTTAGAAGAAGAGAGGCGTGCTTTTGAAGAAGCAAGGCGGCAAATG GtaaatgaagaggaagaaaaccaagacacagaaaaaagttttaaagggTACCGCCCTGGTAAACTCAAACTTagttttgaagaaatagaaaggcagaggagagaagatgagaaaaggaaagcagaagaagAAGCCCGAAGGAGaatagaggaagaaaagaaggcatTTGCTGAAGCAAGAAGGAGCATG gtAATGGATGATGATTCCCAAGAAAtgtataaaacagtctctcaagaATCTCTTACACCGGGAAAACTGGaaattaattttgaggaattattaaaacaaaaaatggaagaagaaaaacgACGAACAGAGGAGGAACGAAAGCATAAACTAGAAATGGAGAAACAGGAATTTGAACAACTGAGACAAGAAATGGGAGAG gaagaggaagaaaatgaaacttttGAACTTAGCAGGGAATATGAAGAATTAATCAAATTAAAAAGGAGTGGCTCTATTCAAGCTAAAAATCTAAAAAGCAAGTTTGAAAAAATTGGACAGTtgtctgaaaaagaaatacagaaaaagataGAAGAAGAACGAGCAAGAAGAAGAGCAATTGACCTTGAaattaaagagagagaagcagaacaCTTTCATGAG GAAGATGATGTTGATATCAAGCCTGCAAAGAAAAGTGAGGCTCCATTTACTCATAAAGTGAATATGAAAGCTAGATTTGAACGAATGGCTAAGGCAAGAGaggaagaagaacaaagaagaatTGAAGAACAAAAGTTACTACGCATGCAGTTTGAACAGAAGGAAATTGATGCAGCACTACAAAAG aaaagagaagaggagcAAGAAGAAGAGGGTAGCATCATAAATGGCTCCACTATTGAAGATGAAGCACAAATGAGATCAGGAGCTCCGTGGTTCAAAAAGTCTCTTAAAAACCTATCAGTTGTAGACAGTGAACCAGTTAGATTTACTGTTAAAGTGACAGGAGACCCCAAACCAGAAATTACTTGGTGGTTTGAAGGAGAAATATTGCAGGATGGAGAAGACTATCAATATGTTGAAAGAGGAGAAACTTACTGCCTTTATTTACCAGAAACTTTCCCAGAAGATGAAGGAGAATATATGTGTAAAGCAGTCAACAATAAAGGTTCTGCAGCTAGTACCTGTATTCTTACCATTGAAA CTGGTGACTACTAg
- the NEXN gene encoding nexilin isoform X5: protein MEKQRQEEQRKRTEEERKRRIEQDMLEKRKIQRELAKKAEQIEDINNTGTESPSEEGDDSLFVTVVPVKSHKTSGKIKKNFEDLEKEQEEKERIKYEEDKRGGYEEQRSLKETKCLSLVMDDEMESEAKKESLSPGKLKLTFEELERQRQENRKRQAEEEARQRLEEERRAFEEARRQMVNEEEENQDTEKSFKGYRPGKLKLSFEEIERQRREDEKRKAEEEARRRIEEEKKAFAEARRSMVMDDDSQEMYKTVSQESLTPGKLEINFEELLKQKMEEEKRRTEEERKHKLEMEKQEFEQLRQEMGEEEEENETFELSREYEELIKLKRSGSIQAKNLKSKFEKIGQLSEKEIQKKIEEERARRRAIDLEIKEREAEHFHEEDDVDIKPAKKSEAPFTHKVNMKARFERMAKAREEEEQRRIEEQKLLRMQFEQKEIDAALQKKREEEQEEEGSIINGSTIEDEAQMRSGAPWFKKSLKNLSVVDSEPVRFTVKVTGDPKPEITWWFEGEILQDGEDYQYVERGETYCLYLPETFPEDEGEYMCKAVNNKGSAASTCILTIETGDY from the exons ATGGAGAAACAAAGACAagaggaacaaaggaaaagaacagaagagGAACGAAAACGTAGAATTGAGCAGGATATGTTAGAAAAGAGGAAGATACAGCGTGAATTAGCAAAAAAAGCTGAACAG ATTGAGGACATAAACAATACGGGAACTGAATCACCATCAGAG GAAGGAGATGACTCATTATTTGTGACGGTGGTACCTGTCAAATCACACAAAacatctggaaaaataaaaaagaattttgaggatctagaaaaagaacaagaggaaaaagaaagaattaagtaTGAAGAAGATAAAAGAGGAGGATATGAAGAACAACGATCCCTAAAGGAAACAAAGTGTCTTTCATTGGTCatg GATGATGAAATGGAAAGCGAGGCCAAAAAGGAGTCCCTTTCTCCTGGAAAACTGAAACTAACTTTTGAAGAATTGGAAAGACAAAGACAAGAAAATCGAAAGAGGCAAGCTGAAGAGGAAGCAAGACAACGCTTAGAAGAAGAGAGGCGTGCTTTTGAAGAAGCAAGGCGGCAAATG GtaaatgaagaggaagaaaaccaagacacagaaaaaagttttaaagggTACCGCCCTGGTAAACTCAAACTTagttttgaagaaatagaaaggcagaggagagaagatgagaaaaggaaagcagaagaagAAGCCCGAAGGAGaatagaggaagaaaagaaggcatTTGCTGAAGCAAGAAGGAGCATG gtAATGGATGATGATTCCCAAGAAAtgtataaaacagtctctcaagaATCTCTTACACCGGGAAAACTGGaaattaattttgaggaattattaaaacaaaaaatggaagaagaaaaacgACGAACAGAGGAGGAACGAAAGCATAAACTAGAAATGGAGAAACAGGAATTTGAACAACTGAGACAAGAAATGGGAGAG gaagaggaagaaaatgaaacttttGAACTTAGCAGGGAATATGAAGAATTAATCAAATTAAAAAGGAGTGGCTCTATTCAAGCTAAAAATCTAAAAAGCAAGTTTGAAAAAATTGGACAGTtgtctgaaaaagaaatacagaaaaagataGAAGAAGAACGAGCAAGAAGAAGAGCAATTGACCTTGAaattaaagagagagaagcagaacaCTTTCATGAG GAAGATGATGTTGATATCAAGCCTGCAAAGAAAAGTGAGGCTCCATTTACTCATAAAGTGAATATGAAAGCTAGATTTGAACGAATGGCTAAGGCAAGAGaggaagaagaacaaagaagaatTGAAGAACAAAAGTTACTACGCATGCAGTTTGAACAGAAGGAAATTGATGCAGCACTACAAAAG aaaagagaagaggagcAAGAAGAAGAGGGTAGCATCATAAATGGCTCCACTATTGAAGATGAAGCACAAATGAGATCAGGAGCTCCGTGGTTCAAAAAGTCTCTTAAAAACCTATCAGTTGTAGACAGTGAACCAGTTAGATTTACTGTTAAAGTGACAGGAGACCCCAAACCAGAAATTACTTGGTGGTTTGAAGGAGAAATATTGCAGGATGGAGAAGACTATCAATATGTTGAAAGAGGAGAAACTTACTGCCTTTATTTACCAGAAACTTTCCCAGAAGATGAAGGAGAATATATGTGTAAAGCAGTCAACAATAAAGGTTCTGCAGCTAGTACCTGTATTCTTACCATTGAAA CTGGTGACTACTAg
- the NEXN gene encoding nexilin isoform X6, which produces MNDISQKAEILLSSSKPVPKTYVPKLGKGDVKDKFEAMQRAREERNQRRSRDEKQRRKEQYIREREWNRRKQEIKEMLASDDEEEVSSKVEKAYVPKLTGTVKGKFAEMEKQRQEEQRKRTEEERKRRIEQDMLEKRKIQRELAKKAEQIEDINNTGTESPSEEGDDSLFVTVVPVKSHKTSGKIKKNFEDLEKEQEEKERIKYEEDKRGGYEEQRSLKETKCLSLVMDDEMESEAKKESLSPGKLKLTFEELERQRQENRKRQAEEEARQRLEEERRAFEEARRQMVNEEEENQDTEKSFKGYRPGKLKLSFEEIERQRREDEKRKAEEEARRRIEEEKKAFAEARRSMVMDDDSQEMYKTVSQESLTPGKLEINFEELLKQKMEEEKRRTEEERKHKLEMEKQEFEQLRQEMGEEEEENETFELSREYEELIKLKRSGSIQAKNLKSKFEKIGQLSEKEIQKKIEEERARRRAIDLEIKEREAEHFHEEDDVDIKPAKKSEAPFTHKVNMKARFERMAKAREEEEQRRIEEQKLLRMQFEQKEIDAALQKKREEEQEEEGSIINGSTIEDEAQMRSGAPWFKKSLKNLSVVDSEPVRFTVKVTGDPKPEITWWFEGEILQDGEDYQYVERGETYCLYLPETFPEDEGEYMCKAVNNKGSAASTCILTIESKN; this is translated from the exons ATGAATGATATTTCCCAAAAGGCTGAG ATTCTGCTTTCTTCATCTAAACCTGTCCCAAAAACCTATGTGCCAAAACTTGGCAAGGGTGATGTAAAGGATAAGTTTGAAGCCATGCAGAGAGccagggaagaaagaaatcaaaggagatctagagacgaaaagcaaagaagaaaagaacaatatattagagagagagaatggaacaGGAGAAAGCAGgag atTAAAGAAATGCTTGCTTCTGATGATGAGGAAGAGGTATCTTCTAAAGTAGAAAAGGCTTATGTTCCAAAGCTAACAG GAACCGTTAAAGGTAAATTTGCTGAAATGGAGAAACAAAGACAagaggaacaaaggaaaagaacagaagagGAACGAAAACGTAGAATTGAGCAGGATATGTTAGAAAAGAGGAAGATACAGCGTGAATTAGCAAAAAAAGCTGAACAG ATTGAGGACATAAACAATACGGGAACTGAATCACCATCAGAG GAAGGAGATGACTCATTATTTGTGACGGTGGTACCTGTCAAATCACACAAAacatctggaaaaataaaaaagaattttgaggatctagaaaaagaacaagaggaaaaagaaagaattaagtaTGAAGAAGATAAAAGAGGAGGATATGAAGAACAACGATCCCTAAAGGAAACAAAGTGTCTTTCATTGGTCatg GATGATGAAATGGAAAGCGAGGCCAAAAAGGAGTCCCTTTCTCCTGGAAAACTGAAACTAACTTTTGAAGAATTGGAAAGACAAAGACAAGAAAATCGAAAGAGGCAAGCTGAAGAGGAAGCAAGACAACGCTTAGAAGAAGAGAGGCGTGCTTTTGAAGAAGCAAGGCGGCAAATG GtaaatgaagaggaagaaaaccaagacacagaaaaaagttttaaagggTACCGCCCTGGTAAACTCAAACTTagttttgaagaaatagaaaggcagaggagagaagatgagaaaaggaaagcagaagaagAAGCCCGAAGGAGaatagaggaagaaaagaaggcatTTGCTGAAGCAAGAAGGAGCATG gtAATGGATGATGATTCCCAAGAAAtgtataaaacagtctctcaagaATCTCTTACACCGGGAAAACTGGaaattaattttgaggaattattaaaacaaaaaatggaagaagaaaaacgACGAACAGAGGAGGAACGAAAGCATAAACTAGAAATGGAGAAACAGGAATTTGAACAACTGAGACAAGAAATGGGAGAG gaagaggaagaaaatgaaacttttGAACTTAGCAGGGAATATGAAGAATTAATCAAATTAAAAAGGAGTGGCTCTATTCAAGCTAAAAATCTAAAAAGCAAGTTTGAAAAAATTGGACAGTtgtctgaaaaagaaatacagaaaaagataGAAGAAGAACGAGCAAGAAGAAGAGCAATTGACCTTGAaattaaagagagagaagcagaacaCTTTCATGAG GAAGATGATGTTGATATCAAGCCTGCAAAGAAAAGTGAGGCTCCATTTACTCATAAAGTGAATATGAAAGCTAGATTTGAACGAATGGCTAAGGCAAGAGaggaagaagaacaaagaagaatTGAAGAACAAAAGTTACTACGCATGCAGTTTGAACAGAAGGAAATTGATGCAGCACTACAAAAG aaaagagaagaggagcAAGAAGAAGAGGGTAGCATCATAAATGGCTCCACTATTGAAGATGAAGCACAAATGAGATCAGGAGCTCCGTGGTTCAAAAAGTCTCTTAAAAACCTATCAGTTGTAGACAGTGAACCAGTTAGATTTACTGTTAAAGTGACAGGAGACCCCAAACCAGAAATTACTTGGTGGTTTGAAGGAGAAATATTGCAGGATGGAGAAGACTATCAATATGTTGAAAGAGGAGAAACTTACTGCCTTTATTTACCAGAAACTTTCCCAGAAGATGAAGGAGAATATATGTGTAAAGCAGTCAACAATAAAGGTTCTGCAGCTAGTACCTGTATTCTTACCATTGAAAGTAAGAATTAA